One Thermoplasmata archaeon genomic region harbors:
- a CDS encoding aspartate 1-decarboxylase, with protein MMRLMCWGKIHRATVTGAVVDYVGSITIDEALLEAADILPYELVQVYDLTNGARLETYTVPASRGSGTVEMNGAAARLIRKGHKVIIVNYVWMEEEQARRHRPRIVLVDSKNRPVAARKGQSGGAPGRL; from the coding sequence ATGATGCGCCTGATGTGCTGGGGGAAAATCCACCGGGCCACAGTCACGGGTGCTGTGGTGGACTACGTCGGCTCGATCACGATTGACGAAGCCCTGCTCGAGGCTGCGGACATCCTGCCCTACGAGCTCGTCCAAGTTTACGACCTTACCAACGGAGCTCGTCTAGAAACCTATACCGTACCCGCGAGCAGAGGTTCGGGGACAGTGGAGATGAACGGCGCCGCGGCGAGGCTGATCCGGAAGGGGCATAAGGTGATAATTGTGAATTATGTCTGGATGGAAGAGGAGCAGGCTCGCAGGCACAGGCCCAGAATCGTGCTCGTCGACTCTAAGAACAGGCCTGTGGCAGCGAGGAAGGGTCAGTCTGGCGGCGCCCCGGGCCGACTCTGA
- a CDS encoding FG-GAP-like repeat-containing protein, producing MRARAVCAALAALVIAATMHGVIGGGALERAGDSESQAQVRFVNVTAESGLSGIPGNFFAWGDFDRDGHQDLLVDGKRLFRNSGPPDWNFIEVTARAGIGDSGANTGSWADYDNDGYLDIYCPSGGWSTDYSPLWDILWRNRGDGTFENVTEAAGHVTDTFPSVAAAWGDYDRDGFVDIYVANYENSSMSSYYPDVLWRNRGDGTFENATNRAGVDESAAPRPGRGVSWCDFDNDGWLDLYVCNYRLQANYLYRNNRNGTFTNVAENCGVEGEPSSRLGRTYYGHSVGAAWSDIENDGDFDLWVSNLAHKDLYRGPICDDSELYLSAGAGGGYVFENVRSDSGIPTKRIGGGEDELFVGCAWGDFNCDGYEDLFIPQIYDDVPYAFSYLFRNNGNGTFTDVSAEAGVSVWDTYGGCWCDYDEDGDLDLITGGKGVATAGAPHEIHLFKNLLNEEGDTSWLELELVGTRCNAAAIGARVQATVDGMTQMREVQGGMGAHSMQNSMRLHFGFPGRPRSADLSVRWPDGSLQELKGVALNRILRIVQGAGWQPDLSVERLTISPAVPVEGDEVTILVTVKNAGAGAAERYRVSVYRDDVVPSNRLGELEITTPLPSGASVDHPFVWRTEGASGDHTVIAIIGDVRPPESNTGNNRREARVSVLPPGSGRPPVALLTVSAGTVRTGESVLFDGSGSYDPDGRVVAWNFDFGDGSSTGWVVDPLAQHSYSAPGNYTTRLYVLDNSSLVSSNDAHATVRVEPAENRRPVARIVAILPNPAVAGEEISFIGEARDDDGVVVAICWTSDLDGHLSHRLSFSTSSLSTGNHRITLTVMDDSGEWSPPAGAGLEVREPPSNKPPRAFIERISPSPALVGEMVTLRGRGEDDDGSVVEYLWSSSLDGSLGSGAILTVNGLRAGSHRISLRVMDDDGAWSGEATARLEVLSYTKEEGANRPPRAFLSVSPPTVQTGRSVRLDGSMSTDPDGRVVEYQFDFGDGSGICWTASAIIEHTYPAPGQYAARLRVRDDAGAVSPWSPEVLVTVERPSGTKQPLSPLLPGPGTLTVALAISAAVVFVQRKRRGNTRYALSRGPRTALYRPGRLRAFWHGEGAPPPDTRP from the coding sequence TTGAGAGCCCGGGCCGTCTGCGCTGCCCTCGCCGCGCTTGTTATTGCAGCAACGATGCACGGCGTCATCGGAGGAGGTGCGCTGGAGAGGGCGGGAGACAGCGAATCACAAGCGCAGGTGCGCTTCGTCAATGTGACAGCCGAATCGGGGCTCTCGGGCATACCCGGGAACTTCTTCGCCTGGGGCGACTTCGACAGAGATGGACATCAGGACTTGCTAGTCGATGGAAAGCGGCTATTCAGAAATTCAGGGCCACCGGACTGGAATTTCATAGAGGTCACCGCGCGCGCGGGAATCGGTGACAGTGGGGCCAACACGGGCTCCTGGGCCGACTACGACAACGATGGCTATCTCGACATCTACTGCCCATCTGGCGGCTGGAGCACCGACTACTCCCCCCTCTGGGACATCCTCTGGAGGAACAGGGGGGACGGAACCTTTGAGAATGTGACTGAGGCCGCGGGCCATGTGACGGACACATTCCCCTCGGTGGCGGCGGCTTGGGGGGACTACGACAGGGACGGCTTCGTAGATATATATGTTGCGAACTACGAGAACTCGTCAATGAGTTCCTACTACCCAGATGTGCTCTGGAGGAACAGAGGGGACGGGACCTTCGAGAATGCAACGAACCGGGCCGGAGTTGACGAGAGCGCGGCGCCGAGGCCGGGCCGCGGTGTTTCGTGGTGCGACTTCGACAATGACGGATGGTTGGACCTCTACGTATGTAATTACAGGCTCCAGGCAAACTACCTCTACAGGAACAACCGCAACGGCACTTTCACGAATGTGGCGGAGAATTGCGGTGTCGAGGGTGAGCCCTCTAGTCGTCTCGGGAGGACCTATTACGGACACAGTGTGGGTGCGGCCTGGTCCGACATTGAGAATGACGGCGACTTTGACCTCTGGGTCAGCAACCTAGCCCACAAAGACCTCTACAGGGGGCCGATATGCGACGATTCAGAGTTATACCTCAGCGCCGGCGCTGGAGGGGGTTACGTATTCGAAAACGTCCGGTCGGACTCCGGAATTCCGACAAAAAGAATCGGTGGCGGCGAGGACGAGCTCTTCGTCGGATGCGCGTGGGGGGACTTTAACTGCGACGGTTATGAAGACCTCTTTATACCCCAGATATACGACGACGTCCCCTACGCTTTCTCATACCTCTTCCGCAACAACGGCAACGGGACATTCACCGACGTCTCGGCCGAGGCCGGCGTGTCGGTCTGGGACACCTACGGGGGCTGCTGGTGCGACTACGACGAGGACGGGGACCTCGACCTGATCACGGGTGGAAAGGGTGTGGCGACAGCCGGCGCCCCGCACGAGATTCACCTCTTCAAGAACCTGCTCAATGAAGAAGGGGACACGAGCTGGCTGGAGCTTGAGCTGGTCGGTACGAGATGCAACGCCGCAGCAATCGGCGCCCGCGTCCAGGCCACCGTTGATGGGATGACCCAGATGAGGGAGGTCCAGGGCGGCATGGGAGCCCACTCTATGCAGAACTCGATGAGGCTGCACTTCGGATTCCCCGGCAGGCCTCGAAGCGCTGACCTGAGCGTCCGCTGGCCTGACGGCAGCCTCCAGGAGCTGAAAGGGGTTGCCTTGAACAGAATATTAAGGATAGTGCAGGGCGCAGGGTGGCAGCCGGACCTCAGCGTTGAGAGACTCACTATCTCGCCTGCCGTACCGGTCGAGGGGGACGAGGTCACAATTCTCGTCACAGTGAAGAACGCGGGAGCAGGGGCCGCGGAGAGGTACAGGGTTTCGGTTTATAGGGACGATGTAGTGCCCTCGAACAGACTGGGGGAATTGGAGATAACTACCCCCCTCCCGAGCGGCGCCTCAGTGGACCACCCGTTCGTCTGGCGAACGGAGGGAGCATCCGGAGACCACACTGTCATCGCTATAATCGGCGACGTGAGACCGCCAGAAAGCAATACAGGAAACAACCGGAGGGAGGCGAGGGTATCGGTGCTCCCGCCGGGTTCGGGCCGTCCACCGGTCGCTCTATTGACTGTTTCTGCGGGTACCGTCAGGACGGGCGAGAGCGTCCTTTTCGACGGAAGCGGCTCATACGACCCCGACGGGAGGGTCGTGGCGTGGAATTTCGACTTCGGCGATGGCTCCTCCACGGGCTGGGTGGTGGACCCTCTCGCGCAGCACTCCTACTCGGCTCCCGGGAACTACACCACCCGGCTGTACGTTTTGGACAACTCCTCCCTCGTCAGCAGCAACGATGCTCATGCGACGGTCAGGGTTGAGCCAGCGGAGAACAGGAGGCCGGTGGCCAGAATCGTCGCCATCCTGCCCAACCCCGCAGTCGCGGGCGAGGAGATTTCTTTCATCGGCGAGGCTCGCGACGACGACGGAGTGGTGGTTGCCATCTGCTGGACCTCTGACTTGGACGGCCATCTGAGCCACCGACTCAGCTTCTCTACATCATCTCTCTCCACTGGTAATCATCGAATCACGCTCACCGTGATGGACGACAGTGGTGAGTGGTCCCCGCCCGCGGGAGCTGGACTCGAGGTACGGGAGCCGCCCAGCAACAAACCCCCAAGAGCGTTTATCGAACGAATCTCGCCGAGCCCAGCTTTGGTTGGAGAGATGGTAACGCTGAGGGGCAGGGGCGAGGACGACGACGGCTCCGTGGTCGAGTACTTGTGGAGCTCCTCCCTCGATGGTTCTCTGGGTTCCGGAGCCATCCTGACCGTCAACGGCCTGCGCGCTGGGAGCCACAGGATATCGCTAAGAGTCATGGACGATGACGGGGCCTGGTCCGGCGAAGCGACCGCAAGGCTCGAGGTCCTGAGCTATACCAAGGAGGAGGGGGCGAACAGACCGCCGAGGGCTTTCCTTTCTGTTTCCCCGCCCACGGTTCAAACTGGGAGGTCTGTCCGCCTTGACGGCTCGATGTCCACCGACCCCGACGGGAGGGTGGTGGAGTACCAGTTCGACTTCGGCGACGGCAGTGGAATCTGCTGGACCGCATCGGCCATAATAGAGCACACGTATCCCGCACCAGGCCAGTACGCGGCCCGGCTGAGGGTTAGGGACGACGCGGGTGCAGTCAGCCCATGGTCGCCAGAGGTGCTGGTCACCGTCGAAAGACCCTCCGGCACTAAACAGCCCCTAAGTCCGCTCCTCCCCGGTCCAGGGACTCTCACCGTGGCCCTTGCGATATCGGCGGCCGTGGTTTTTGTCCAAAGAAAACGCCGGGGGAATACGAGGTACGCTCTCAGCCGCGGACCCCGTACCGCTCTCTATAGACCAGGGCGTCTAAGGGCTTTTTGGCACGGTGAGGGGGCTCCTCCGCCGGATACCCGACCGTGA
- a CDS encoding roadblock/LC7 domain-containing protein — MLRSEKLGEILRELKKTGGIEASAVVSRDGILLASDIPDDVHGETFAIMSATMLGAAITANSELRKKTPERILVESTDGKTIVAGAGEKSLIVASTRGDADFQAVLKAISVAANKVAEMD, encoded by the coding sequence ATGCTGAGGTCGGAAAAGCTTGGTGAGATTCTGAGAGAGCTCAAGAAGACCGGGGGCATCGAGGCCTCCGCGGTGGTGAGCCGAGACGGAATTCTGCTGGCCTCCGACATCCCAGACGATGTCCACGGCGAGACATTCGCCATCATGAGCGCCACGATGCTCGGGGCAGCAATCACGGCGAACTCCGAGCTCAGGAAAAAAACCCCCGAAAGAATTCTTGTCGAGTCCACTGATGGAAAAACCATCGTAGCAGGAGCGGGCGAGAAGTCCCTCATTGTGGCCAGCACAAGGGGCGACGCGGACTTCCAGGCAGTTCTAAAGGCGATATCTGTGGCCGCGAATAAGGTCGCGGAGATGGACTGA
- a CDS encoding nitroreductase family protein: MEVFEAILKRRTIRRYQNRPLEPEKLLKLLEAARLAPSGMNLQPWELVVVTSEEGRQALVPACNNQRQIAEAPVVICGVDDPTAKWARVDLALAMENMVLEAVELGLGTCYIGSFRPEKVKELLGIPAEKQVVMLLTVGYPAEEPPHRAKKPLDALVYRERYGVRG, encoded by the coding sequence ATGGAAGTGTTCGAGGCCATTCTGAAGCGCAGAACAATTCGCAGATACCAGAACAGGCCATTGGAGCCAGAGAAACTCCTGAAGCTGCTCGAAGCGGCACGCCTGGCCCCCTCCGGCATGAACCTCCAGCCCTGGGAGCTCGTTGTTGTGACATCGGAAGAGGGCAGGCAGGCTCTGGTTCCCGCGTGCAACAACCAAAGGCAGATCGCGGAGGCCCCAGTGGTAATCTGTGGCGTGGACGACCCGACCGCAAAATGGGCCCGTGTGGACCTTGCGCTCGCGATGGAAAACATGGTCCTGGAGGCAGTGGAACTTGGTCTGGGTACGTGCTACATCGGCTCCTTCAGACCGGAAAAAGTGAAGGAGCTACTCGGAATTCCGGCAGAGAAGCAGGTAGTAATGCTCCTCACGGTCGGGTATCCGGCGGAGGAGCCCCCTCACCGTGCCAAAAAGCCCTTAGACGCCCTGGTCTATAGAGAGCGGTACGGGGTCCGCGGCTGA
- a CDS encoding DUF4398 domain-containing protein: MKTQRRRSPSAASEAEGEYLVEEEPRTELDFAQRVRQLREAEESLKRSREELAAKEREIRERSLMLQHLAEELVRREDEVAARELALLSAVEQRSAGAVEGLVDISGAPGVVAGERRLAEEARRLKEVAAQLRRREEEYAEKVRRFNIEAEAELRRRVNEILRRGKGGTVEGGEFLAREEEVRKREASLDAREDELRRKEANLLSREESLGKRESEIKAMEEELRRLKEETSEKAKELRRLEEELVQKSGALAEKEAMAKELDELRGELERRREEVRAKEKEVKVRFDEAERRYIELKEREERVRGMEEEVVRRDTEVRRKEEEVANKEAEVLRREEAVEKKEAELRDREEGLRAKEEELRVQRENLEAMKASMEAQRAAGAAEELEERARLLDERERALEQFNQELRAAEAINQKKEMELEERRRALEEAEAALQEKEKALAMETEALAADRETFSQREAEFLRQRAELEKFQEYLRTRALELDGTQKIQDRREESLKEEEGRISALRAELEKKKEELEALEKDLRYHEIHLLTLEEEIADCPYCSTMDGFITTMQLIADAKGLGADVTEAERYHKQARQALESGDFDKAATLNRNAMTLAKEAKQKYLHYGVKYIISGAETAVKSASQMGVDTSECEEMLKSAREALDRGEYESAEELARRAERTAILAEEKLRELVGTLERIETRLKEIRSYGVDLSEVESAVSAAKELMRERKRKEAQERLQGVEEIMLLSFRRHAAKLRDEARDLVMALKAESADAGDAELFLGKAEEALLEGEYGKCIQCASEALRLANEARSAGAPGVVETRTMVPQTQAPAPAPGAVPGLRRGRVPPRVVAATMRIQGGEAGPRQPSAPAVAIPRGPASPGTPPGEYECPGCRSHFSVEDRRRPVLTKCPVCSMLLQLL; encoded by the coding sequence ATGAAAACGCAGAGGCGGCGCTCGCCGTCTGCAGCCTCGGAAGCGGAGGGAGAGTATTTGGTGGAGGAGGAGCCGAGAACGGAGCTGGATTTCGCCCAGAGGGTCAGACAGCTCAGGGAGGCCGAAGAAAGCCTCAAAAGGTCGAGGGAGGAACTCGCCGCAAAAGAAAGAGAAATCAGGGAGAGGTCGCTGATGCTCCAGCACCTGGCGGAGGAATTGGTCAGGAGGGAGGATGAGGTTGCCGCCAGGGAGCTAGCCCTCCTCTCTGCGGTGGAGCAAAGGAGCGCGGGAGCTGTGGAGGGACTGGTGGACATTTCCGGGGCGCCCGGTGTCGTGGCCGGAGAGAGAAGGCTTGCCGAAGAGGCCCGGCGCCTGAAGGAGGTAGCGGCCCAGCTGAGGAGACGGGAGGAGGAATACGCTGAGAAGGTCAGGCGTTTCAATATAGAGGCCGAAGCTGAGCTCAGGAGAAGGGTGAATGAGATACTCAGGAGGGGGAAGGGAGGGACTGTGGAGGGTGGGGAGTTTCTCGCCCGTGAGGAGGAGGTGAGAAAACGGGAGGCCAGCCTGGATGCGCGGGAGGATGAGCTAAGGAGAAAGGAAGCGAATCTACTCTCGAGAGAGGAGTCGCTAGGGAAGAGGGAGTCGGAGATAAAGGCAATGGAAGAGGAGCTGAGGAGACTCAAGGAGGAGACATCCGAAAAAGCGAAGGAGCTCAGGAGGCTTGAGGAGGAGTTGGTCCAGAAGAGCGGAGCTTTGGCCGAAAAGGAGGCGATGGCAAAGGAGCTCGATGAGCTGAGGGGCGAGCTGGAGAGGCGGCGCGAGGAGGTGAGGGCGAAGGAGAAAGAGGTGAAGGTCAGGTTCGACGAGGCGGAGAGGAGGTATATTGAATTAAAGGAGAGGGAAGAGAGGGTCCGGGGAATGGAGGAGGAGGTGGTGAGGAGGGATACCGAGGTGAGGAGGAAGGAGGAGGAGGTGGCGAACAAAGAGGCGGAGGTGTTGAGGAGGGAGGAGGCTGTTGAAAAAAAAGAGGCGGAGCTGAGGGATAGGGAGGAGGGATTGAGGGCGAAGGAGGAGGAGTTGAGGGTACAGCGTGAGAATCTAGAGGCCATGAAGGCGTCAATGGAAGCACAGCGAGCGGCAGGAGCGGCAGAGGAGCTGGAGGAGAGGGCTAGGCTGCTCGACGAGCGCGAGAGGGCGCTTGAGCAGTTCAACCAAGAGCTGAGGGCGGCGGAAGCCATCAATCAGAAAAAGGAGATGGAGCTGGAGGAGAGGCGTAGGGCGCTGGAGGAAGCCGAGGCGGCGCTTCAGGAGAAGGAGAAAGCTCTGGCGATGGAGACCGAAGCCCTAGCCGCGGACAGGGAAACCTTTTCGCAGAGGGAGGCGGAGTTCCTGCGGCAGAGGGCGGAACTGGAGAAATTCCAGGAGTATTTACGCACTCGTGCGCTCGAGCTGGATGGCACGCAGAAAATACAGGACCGGAGGGAGGAATCCCTAAAGGAGGAGGAGGGGAGAATATCGGCGCTGAGGGCCGAGCTGGAGAAGAAGAAAGAGGAGCTTGAGGCCCTTGAAAAGGACCTGAGGTATCACGAGATTCATCTCCTCACCCTCGAAGAGGAGATTGCGGACTGCCCCTACTGCTCGACAATGGATGGTTTCATCACCACCATGCAGCTGATCGCGGATGCAAAGGGGCTCGGTGCGGACGTCACGGAGGCCGAAAGGTATCACAAGCAGGCAAGACAGGCATTGGAGAGTGGCGACTTCGACAAGGCCGCCACACTTAACCGGAACGCCATGACACTGGCGAAGGAGGCCAAGCAGAAATACCTCCACTACGGAGTGAAGTACATAATTTCCGGCGCGGAGACCGCCGTGAAAAGCGCTTCCCAGATGGGCGTGGACACCTCCGAGTGCGAGGAAATGTTGAAGAGCGCGCGCGAGGCCCTGGACAGAGGAGAGTACGAGAGCGCCGAAGAGCTCGCGCGCAGGGCCGAAAGGACCGCCATCCTCGCCGAGGAAAAGCTCAGGGAGCTCGTAGGCACCCTCGAGCGCATCGAGACCCGGCTGAAGGAGATTCGGAGCTACGGTGTGGACCTTTCCGAGGTGGAAAGCGCTGTCTCGGCGGCTAAAGAGCTGATGAGGGAGAGGAAACGGAAGGAGGCGCAGGAGAGACTGCAGGGGGTAGAGGAAATAATGCTCCTCTCATTCAGGCGCCATGCTGCAAAATTGCGAGACGAAGCACGTGACCTCGTGATGGCGCTGAAGGCGGAAAGCGCCGACGCGGGTGACGCCGAACTCTTTCTGGGAAAGGCTGAGGAGGCCCTCCTTGAAGGGGAATATGGGAAATGTATTCAGTGCGCTTCTGAGGCCCTCCGCCTAGCGAACGAGGCAAGGAGTGCAGGGGCACCGGGAGTGGTGGAAACTAGGACAATGGTGCCACAGACACAGGCTCCAGCCCCCGCCCCGGGAGCGGTCCCCGGCCTGAGAAGGGGTAGGGTGCCACCCCGAGTCGTCGCGGCTACAATGCGAATTCAGGGTGGAGAGGCCGGCCCCCGGCAGCCCTCGGCCCCGGCTGTGGCTATTCCCCGCGGCCCCGCTTCCCCCGGCACCCCGCCGGGTGAATACGAGTGCCCGGGCTGTCGCAGTCATTTCTCGGTCGAGGACAGGCGCAGGCCCGTCCTTACAAAGTGCCCGGTGTGCTCCATGCTTCTCCAACTCCTCTAA
- a CDS encoding V4R domain-containing protein: MSSRHVMISQEELRDIRELYEGVMCQASHGLFFKEGCIIGIGIASLASRDRAVYFETCGKLLKERNWVREVEFGPDTVTVRGSIEVSKSDRPTCHRLRGILRKLYEVHGGKNVYCQEVECESTGKEACVFKIISESKW, encoded by the coding sequence ATGTCTAGCAGGCACGTGATGATTTCACAGGAGGAACTCAGGGACATCAGGGAGCTCTATGAGGGCGTGATGTGTCAGGCCTCCCACGGTCTTTTCTTTAAAGAGGGATGTATCATTGGAATAGGTATCGCCAGCCTCGCTAGTCGCGACAGGGCGGTATACTTCGAGACCTGCGGAAAGCTGCTGAAGGAGAGGAACTGGGTCAGGGAGGTTGAGTTCGGCCCGGACACAGTGACTGTTCGTGGTTCCATCGAGGTCTCGAAGAGCGACCGACCGACCTGCCACCGGCTGAGAGGAATTCTGAGGAAGCTTTACGAAGTCCATGGGGGCAAGAATGTTTACTGTCAGGAAGTCGAGTGCGAGAGCACGGGCAAGGAGGCCTGTGTTTTCAAAATAATCAGCGAGTCGAAATGGTGA